A DNA window from Camelina sativa cultivar DH55 chromosome 17, Cs, whole genome shotgun sequence contains the following coding sequences:
- the LOC104755208 gene encoding receptor-like protein kinase HAIKU2 → MSPSSRNFNIFSFLIFSLFSSYVSSDDLQLLLKLKSSFSDSNLSVFDSWNLNSVTGPCRFTGITCNSNGNVSEINLSHQGLSGNFPFDSVCEIHTLEKLSLGFNSLTGIIPPSDFKNCENLKYLDLGNNLFSGAFPEFSSLNQLQFLYLNNSAFSGEFPWRSLRNATSLVVLSIGDNPFDTTSEFPLEIVSLTKLSSLYLSNCSIAGKIPPAIGDLTELMNLEISDSELTGEIPTEITKLINLRQLELYNNSLTGKLPTGLGNLKNLTRLDASTNLLHGDLSELRSLTNLVSLQMFENEFSGEIPPEFGEFKDLVNLSLYTNKLTGSLPQGLGSFSDFDFIDASENYLTGPIPPDMCKNGKMKALLLLQNNLTGSIPDTYANCLTMQRFRVSDNSLNGTVPAGLWGLPKLEIIDIAMNNFEGPITADIKNGKMLGALYLGFNKLSDELPEEIGDTVSLTKVELNNNLFSGKIPNSIGKLKGLSSLKMQGNSFSGEIPDSIGSCSMLSEMNMAQNSLSGEIPHRLGSLPTLNALNLSDNKLSGMIPESLSSLRLSLLDLSNNRLSGRIPQSLSSYKESFNGNPGLCSMTIESFNRCISPSRSHGDTRVFVLCIVFGSLILLASLVFFLYLKKSEKKQGRSLKHESWSIKSFRRMSFTEDDIIDSIKEENLIGRGGCGDVYRVVLGDGKEVAVKHIRCSSNTQKNFSSAMPILTEREGRSKEFETEVQTLSSIRHLNVVKLYCSITSDDSSLLVYEYLPNGSLWDMLHSCKKSNLGWETRYDIALGAAKGLEYLHHGYEKPVIHRDVKSSNILLDEFLKPRIADFGLAKILQASNGGPDSTHVVAGTYGYIAPEYGYASKVTEKCDVYSFGVVLMELVTGKKPIEAEYGESKDIVDWVSNNLKSKESVMEIVDKKLGEMYKEDAIKLLRIAILCTARLPGLRPTMRSVVQMIEDAEPCRLMGIVISKESDVKIKEIS, encoded by the exons ATGTCTCCGTCGTCGCGGAACTTCAACATCTTCTCcttcctcatcttctctcttttctcctccTACGTTTCTTCAGACGATCTCCAACTCTTACTCAAACTCAAATCATCATTCTCCGATTCAAACCTCTCCGTCTTCGATTCCTGGAATCTCAACTCCGTTACCGGTCCATGTCGCTTCACCGGAATAACCTGTAATTCAAACGGCAACGTTTCAGAGATTAATCTCTCTCATCAAGGCTTATCAGGAAACTTCCCGTTCGATTCCGTCTGCGAGATTCATACCCTCGAGAAGCTCTCACTCGGATTCAACTCACTAACCGGAATCATACCTCCGAGCGATTTCAAAAACTGCGAGAATCTCAAGTACTTGGATCTCGGTAACAATCTGTTCTCCGGTGCTTTCCCTGAGTTCTCATCTCTGAATCAGTTACAGTTTCTTTACCTAAACAACAGCGCCTTCTCCGGCGAGTTCCCGTGGAGATCGCTACGAAACGCGACGAGTCTCGTCGTTTTAAGCATCGGTGACAATCCGTTCGATACGACGTCGGAGTTTCCGTTGGAGATTGTTTCTCTCACCAAACTCTCGTCGCTCTACTTGTCGAACTGCAGCATCGCCGGAAAAATCCCGCCGGCGATCGGGGATTTGACGGAGCTTATGAATTTGGAGATTTCCGATAGCGAATTAACCGGCGAGATTCCGACGGAGATCACGAAGCTTATTAATCTCCGACAGTTAGAGCTTTACAACAACTCCTTAACCGGAAAACTCCCTACCGGTTTAGGAAACTTGAAGAACCTGACTCGCTTGGATGCTTCCACGAATCTTTTACACGGCGACTTATCGGAGCTAAGGTCTTTGACTAATCTCGTTTCTCTTCAGATGTTCGAAAACGAATTCTCCGGTGAGATTCCTCCCGAGTTCGGCGAGTTCAAGGATCTTGTTAACCTCTCTCTCTATACCAACAAGCTAACCGGTTCGTTACCTCAAGGACTCGGTTcgttttctgattttgatttcatCGACGCGTCTGAGAATTACTTAACCGGACCGATCCCTCCTGATATGTGCAAGAACGGGAAGATGAAAGCTCTGCTTCTCTTACAGAACAATCTCACTGGCTCTATACCTGACACGTACGCTAACTGTTTGACTATGCAACGGTTCAGAGTTAGCGACAACTCCCTCAACGGAACTGTTCCCGCGGGGCTTTGGGGCTTACCGAAGCTAGAGATCATCGATATAGCTATGAACAACTTCGAAGGTCCAATCACTGCTGATATAAAGAACGGTAAAATGCTTGGAGCGTTGTATCTAGGGTTCAACAAGTTGTCTGATGAACTGCCTGAGGAGATTGGTGACACAGTGTCTCTAACCAAGGTTGAGCTTAATAATAATCTCTTCTCCGGGAAGATTCCAAACTCGATAGGGAAACTCAAGGGACTTAGCAGTCTCAAGATGCAGGGGAATAGCTTCTCCGGTGAGATACCTGACTCTATCGGATCATGTTCGATGCTCAGCGAAATGAACATGGCTCAAAACTCGTTATCCGGCGAAATCCCGCACAGGCTTGGATCTCTTCCGACGCTCAACGCTTTGAATCTTTCGGACAATAAGCTCTCTGGGATGATCCCTGAGAGTTTGTCGTCTCTAAGGCTTAGCCTTCTTGATCTGTCTAACAACAGATTATCAGGTCGTATCCCTCAGAGTTTGTCATCATATAAGGAAAGCTTCAACGGCAATCCTGGACTATGCAGCATGACGATCGAATCGTTTAACCGTTGCATAAGTCCTTCAAGATCGCATGGAGACACTCGCGTATTCGTGCTGTGTATAGTTTTCGGCTCACTGATCTTGCTTGCGtctcttgtgtttttcttgtaCCTCAAGAAAAGTGAGAAGAAGCAAGGTCGTTCGCTTAAACATGAATCTTGGAGTATAAAGTCGTTCCGAAGGATGAGTTTCACCGAAGATGATATCATTGATTCaatcaaagaagagaatttGATCGGTAGAGGAGGTTGTGGCGATGTGTACAGAGTAGTACTTGGTGATGGCAAAGAAGTTGCGGTCAAACATATTCGGTGTAGTAGTAATACTCAGAAAAATTTCAGCAGTGCTATGCCGATTCTCACTGAACGGGAAGGAAGATCGAAAGAGTTTGAAACAGAGGTGCAAACGTTAAGCTCTATACGGCACTTAAACGTGGTGAAACTCTATTGTAGTATCACGAGCGATGACTCGAGCTTGCTGGTGTATGAGTATTTGCCTAATGGGAGCTTATGGGACATGCTTCACTCTTGCAAGAAGTCCAATCTCGGTTGGGAAACACGGTATGATATTGCTCTTGGTGCAGCGAAAGGGCTTGAGTACTTGCATCATGGGTATGAGAAACCGGTGATTCACCGTGACGTTAAGTCAAGTAATATATTGCTAGATGAGTTCTTGAAACCTAGGATAGCAGATTTCGGTCTTGCCAAGATTCTTCAGGCCAGCAATGGTGGTCCAGATTCCACCCATGTTGTTGCGGGAACCTATGGCTACATAGCTCCAG AGTATGGATACGCGTCAAAAGTAACTGAGAAATGCGATGTATATAGCTTCGGGGTAGTGTTAATGGAGCTGGTGACAGGGAAAAAACCAATAGAGGCAGAGTATGGAGAGAGCAAAGACATAGTGGACTGGGTGAGCAACAATCTAAAGAGCAAAGAGAGTGTGATGGAGATTGTGGACAAGAAGTTAGGAGAAATGTATAAAGAAGACGCGATCAAGTTGCTAAGGATAGCGATCCTCTGTACCGCGAGACTACCTGGACTAAGACCGACGATGAGGAGCGTGGTTCAGATGATCGAGGATGCTGAACCGTGCAGGTTGATGGGGATTGTGATAAGCAAAGAGAGTGATGTCAAGATCAAAGAAATAAGTTGA
- the LOC104755207 gene encoding sucrose transport protein SUC4-like has protein sequence MATTSDQDRRHKATRNRPPVPRPSSRPVAVPPPPPRSKVSKRVLLRVASVACGIQFGWALQLSLLTPYVQELGIPHAWASVIWLCGPLSGLFVQPLVGHSSDRCTSKYGRRRPFIVAGAAAIAVSVLVIGHAADIGWAFGDTEGEIRPRAIVAFVLGFWILDVANNMTQGPCRALLADLTENDNRRTRVANGYFSLFMAIGNILGYATGSYNGWYKIFTFTKTVACNVECANLKSAFYIDVVFIAITTILSITAAHEVPLASLASEAHGQTSGTDEAFISEILGTFRYFPGNVWIILLVTALTWIGWFPFILFDTDWMGREIYGGEPNIGTSYSAGVSMGALGLMLNSVVLGITSVLMEKLCRKWGAGFVWGISNIIMAVCFLGMIITSFVASHIGYIGHEQPPASIVFAALLIFTVLGIPLAITYSVPYALISIRIESLGLGQGLSLGVLNLAIVIPQVIISVGSGPWDQLFGGGNSPALAVGAAAGFIGGIVAILALPRTRIQKPIPLP, from the exons ATGGCTACTACTTCCGATCAAGATCGCCGCCACAAAGCCACTCGCAACCGTCCACCAGTACCTCGACCTTCTTCTCGTCCCGTTGCTgtacctcctcctcctcctcgatCAAAAGTATCGAAGCGTGTGCTTCTCCGTGTGGCTTCCGTCGCGTGCGGGATTCAATTCGGGTGGGCGCTTCAGCTTTCTCTGCTCACGCCTTACGTCCAGGAGCTAGGTATCCCACACGCTTGGGCTAGTGTGATTTGGCTCTGCGGTCCTCTCTCTGGCTTGTTCGTTCAACCGCTCGTTGGGCATAGCAGCGACAGGTGTACTAGCAAGTACGGTCGCCGGAGACCCTTTATTGTCGCCGGAGCTGCGGCGATTGCTGTCTCTGTTTTGGTTATAGGTCACGCGGCGGATATAGGATGGGCATTTGGGGATACGGAAGGGGAGATTAGGCCTAGAGCGATTGTGGcttttgttttagggttttggattcTTGATGTTGCTAATAACATGACTCAAGGTCCTTGTCGTGCTCTCCTCGCTGATCTTACTG aaaaTGATAATCGCAGAACTCGAGTAGCAAATGgctacttctctctctttatggcTATTGGAAATATTCTTGGTTATGCTACTGGATCATATAATGGTTGGTACAAGATCTTCACTTTCACAAAGACTGTTGCATGCAATGTGGAATGTGCCAATCTCAAGTCGGCCTTCTACATAGATGTCGTCTTTATTGCAATAACTACGATCCTAAGCATCACAGCGGCTCATGAGGTACCTCTTGCTTCATTGGCTTCTGAAGCACATGGGCAAACTAGTGGAACAGACGAAGCTTTTATTTCTGAAATATTAGGAACTTTCAGATATTTTCCAGGAAATGTTTGGATAATCTTGCTTGTTACAGCATTGACATGGATTGGTTGGtttccatttattttgtttgatactgATTGGATGGGTCGAGAGATCTATGGCGGTGAACCGAACATAGGTACTTCTTATAGTGCTGGAGTCAGTATGGGTGCACTTGGTTTGATGTTGAATTCTGTTGTTCTTGGAATCACTTCGGTGCTTATGGAGAAACTTTGCAGAAAGTGGGGCGCTGGTTTTGTTTGGGGAATATCAAATATCATTATGGCTGTTTGCTTTCTTGGAATGATTATCACTTCATTTGTTGCATCACACATTGGCTACATTGGCCATGAACAACCACCTGCCAGCATCGTATTTGCTGCTCTCTTAATCTTTACAGTTCTGGGCATTCCATTGGCA ATAACTTATAGTGTCCCATATGCCTTGATTTCCATACGTATTGAATCCTTGGGCCTCGGTCAAG GTTTATCTTTGGGGGTCCTTAATTTGGCTATAGTTATCCCACAG GTAATTATATCTGTTGGCAGTGGCCCATGGGATCAACTGTTTGGAGGTGGGAATTCACCTGCGCTTGCAGTAGGAGCAGCTGCAGGTTTCATTGGCGGAATTGTAGCCATCTTGGCTCTTCCGCGAACAAGGATTCAGAAGCCCATCCCTCTCCCATAA